In the Nocardia asteroides genome, TCGCCTGCGGGCTTTGCCGCCTGACTCACCCCACCGGGAACCACCACCTGCAGCTGCTGCCCGGCCGCGGGATCCGGGCCGAGCGCCACCTCGGTGCCGCCGATCTCCAGCGTCAGCGCGCCCCCGCCCTGCCAGAACCACAGCTCGTCCGAGCGCACGGTGTGCGGCGCCGAGCGCTCGCCCGGCATGAGCAGGAAAAGGATGGCGGTCGCCGCGGCGCGGTCGCCGTCGTAGCCGTCGGGGGTGAAGCGCACCGGGCTGCGGTAGGTTTCGCGGAACCAGCCGCCCTCGGGGTGCGGGTCCAGATCGAGCGTTTCGGCCAGGGGTGGGCGCATGGATTCCTCTCAGGAGAACGGGGTCCGCGGCCGATCCTGCCGGACGCCGTCGATGACGATGTCCACTTTCTCGTTGTAGAAGCACAGCAGCCCGGCGACCTTCTGGCTCTCCGGCAGCGGCGTGCGGTAGCCCCAGACGATGTCGCGGTGCTCGGTGCCGTCCACCGTGACCGTCCAGTAGTCGGCGGTGCCCTTGTACGGGCAGCTGGTGTGCGTGGCGCTCGGGGTGAGCAGCTCCAGCCGGACATCCGCGAACGGCAGGTAGTACCGCGGTGGGAGCGAGGTCTCGAAGAGGATGCGCGGCGAGCGGGATTCGGCGAGCAGGGTGCCGTCCAGCTCGATCCGCACGTGCTTCGAGCTCGCCAGGATGTCCACCCGCTTGTACGGGTCGCGCGGGTGCACGTAGACCGGCTCGTCCTCCTCCAGCCACTCGTCCATCGCCGCCCACTCCAGCCGGACGTGATCCGGGACCGCGCTCCAGCGCAGCGCGGCGCCGGGCGCGCGCACGCCGTCGAGCAGGACGTCGTACCTGGTGCCGGTGCCGAGCAGGTCGTGCGTCTCTGTTGCGCCGGTGCGGACCAGCTCGGCCGCCACGTCGGCGAGCGGGAGGTAGTAGGCGGGGTAGTGCGGGATCTCCCAGACCAGCAGCGGGGCGGCGGTGTCCGCCACCCGGCGGCCGGCCAGGTAGGTGCGCACGCGTTTCGGGCTCGGCTCGGAGCGGAGGCTCATGGGGCCGACGGTACTCCGGGGTCAGGGCGGGAGGAGCCGGTCGAGCAGGCGGTCGAGCAGCAGTTCGGCGTGCTCGGGGGTGGCGAAGCCGCTCAGCATGCCCTGGGCGAGCCCGCCGACCGCGGTGACCAGGAGCTCGGCGTCCAGCGTGATCGTCTCCATCCGCGCGTCGGTGCCCTTGCGCAGCCGCGCGAGCTGCTGGGCGGCGGCGTCGACCAGGTAGCGGGCGGGGCCGTTGCCGATGGTCTTCTCGACCTCGGCGCGGCCGAGCTGGGCGGCCTGGAAGGCGCCGAGGATCAGCACCTCGTCGCGGCGGGTGTCGTCCAGCGGGAGCAGCTCGGCGAAGGTGGTGCGCAGGATGTCGCGCGGGGTCGCGTCCGGGCCGAGCGCGGTGAGCCCGGCGCCGAGCCGTGCCCCGGCATCCACCACGACCGCCTGGTGGGTGGCGGTCAGGAACTCGCGCTTGGTGCCGAAGTAGTACTGCACCAGCCGCACCGAGATCCCGGCCTCGGCCGCGACGGACTGGAAGGTGGCCGCGCTCAGCCCGTCCCGCGCGATCACCCTTCGGGTGGCGTCGGTGATCTGCTTCCGGCGCTGTTCGTGGTCCGCGAGCCGAGGCATTCGTCCACCTTTCCCCGGAAGGCATACGGTACGGCGAGGCAGCCGATATGATACGACGGTACCACCATATGTGAGGAGCGGTGATGGCTATCAGAGCGGGGCACTTCGGCAGCGCGAAGGCGCGGGAGAAGTTCGTCGCCGCCTACGGGGCCGCCGAAGCACTGTATCCGATCCCGTGGCGGGATCTCGAGGTGCCGACCTCGTACGGCCCCACCTACGTCCGGAGCTCGGGAAACGGGGTCGGCACACCCCTGGTGCTGGTCCACGGCTTCCAGGGCAACAGCCTCATGTGGAGCCCGGTGATCGAGCGGCTCGCCCGTCGCCGCACCGTCTACCTGCCGGACATCATCGGCACCCCCGGCCGCAGCGTGCAGACCGAGCCGATCGTGCACGGCGCCGAGATGGCGCGCTGGCTCGGCGAGGTGCTCACCGGGTTGGAGTTGCCGCGCGCGCACCTTGTCGCCTTCTCGCACGGCGGCAGGCTGGCCGGGATGCTCGCCGGGCAGAGCTCCATTCCCGCCAGCCTCACGCTGATCGAACCCGGGTCGGTGCTGGTCCCGGTGCGCACTGCCCTGCTCGCCCGCATGGTGCTCGCCGGCATCCGGCCGACATCCGGCCGCACCCGCCGACTGCTCGCCAAGCTGCAGCCCGGTGTCCCGACCACCCCGGAGGACACCGCGCTCGCCGCCGCCGCGATCCGCTTCCGCATGTCGCTGCCGTACGCCCGGGTGCTCGCCGACGCGGATCTCACCGCCATCGCGACCCCCACCCTGGTCCTCTGCGGCGGCGGCACCGTCCTCTACGACCCCGCCGCCGCCGTCAAGCGCGCCCGCGCCTTGATCCCGAACGTCGAGACCGAGGTCTTTCCCGAGGTATCGCACGGCCTGCTCGCCGAGGTCCCCCGCTCCGCCGCCACCCGCCTCCTGCAGTTCACCGCCCTGCACGACATGCGGGTTCCGGCATGAGCAGGGTCAGTCGCCGACGGTGATGGCCTGGGCCTCCTCCACACTGCGCGGCGCCGGTTCGTGCTCGTCGATGTGGGCGAGCGCGCCGCGCCCGGCGAACAGGACTCCGACGGCGGCGGCGGTGAGGGCGGCGCCGAGCCAGAAGGGGAGCGCGGTGTTGTGCTCGCCGAGCTTGCCTGCCAGGTAGGGGGCTGCCGCGCCGCCGGCGAAGCGGACGAAGCTGTAGGCGGCCGACGCGGTGGAGCGCTCGACGGGGGCGGAGATCATGACGGCCTCGGTGATGAGGGTGTTGTTCACGCCGAGGAAGAGCCCGGCGATGACGGTGCCCGCGATGAGGACCGGCTTGGAGTCGGCGAAGAGCGCCATCACGGCGAGGTCGGCGGCGAAGAGGCCGATGGCGGCGCACATCATCGGCAGGGTGCCGTAGCGGCGCTGCAGCCGGGGGGCGAGGAAGACCGAGGAGACGGCGAGCAGGATGCCCCAGCCGCAGAAGATGAAGCCGATCGCGTAGGTCCCCATGTCCAGCGGGAACGGGGTGTAGGCGAGCAGCGTGAAGAAGCCGAAGTTGTAGAGCAGCGCGGTCAGGCTGACGACCAGCAGGCCGCGGTGGCGCAGCGCGCGGAAGGGGGCGGTGATCGAGGTGCGGTGCTCGGGCTTCGGGCCCTCCGGCAGCAGGACCAGGATGGCGACGAAGGCGACGGCCATGAGCACCGAGACGCCGAAGAACGGCCCGCGCCAGCTGATTCCGCCGAGCACCCCGCCGACCAGCGGGCCGGTGGCGATGCCGATCCCGAGCGCGGCCTCGTACAGGATGATCGCCCGCGCCACCCCGCCGCTGGCCGCACCGACGATGGTGGCGAGCGCGGTGGCGATGAAGAGCGCGTTGCCGAGCCCCCAGCCCGCCCGGAACCCGACGATCTGCGCCACACTGCCCGACATTCCGGCCAGCGCCGCGAAGACCACGATCACCGCGAGCCCGGCGAGCAGCGTGCGCTTGGCCCCGAACCGGCTGGAGACGACGCCGGTGACCAGCATGGCCACCCCGGTGACCAGCATGTAGCTGGTGAACAGCAGCGAGACCTGGGATGGCGAGGCGTGCAGCTGCTCGCCGATCGGCTTGAGGATGGGATCGACCAGCCCGATGCCCATGAAGGCGATCACGCTGGCGAAGGCGACGGCGTAGACCGCCCTCGGCTGCCTGGTGCGTTCGGGAATGCTGCTCATCGGGAGACCTCATCGCGTGTCGACGGCTGATCGCGGCGCCGTGTGGACGCGGCAGGCCGCACACAGATAATTGTTACATAAGCTAATTATCTGTGTGCGGTGAGGTCGCTCACCCGGTGCGGGCCGGGCGCCGCGCGGTGCCGAAGAGCTGTGCGTCGGCGTGCGCGCGCTTGAAGAACAGGTGCGCGTCGTGCTCCCAGGTGATGGCGATGCCGCCGTGCAGCTGGATGGACTCGGCCGCCACCGTGGAGAAGGCGGCGGTGCTGTGCGTGCGCGCCACCCAGACGTCCTCCGCGGCGCTCTCCGCCCCCGCCACCAGCGCGGCAACGGCCGCCTGGACGGTGGATTCGGCCGACTCGACCAGCACGTAGAGATCGGCCATCCGGTGCTTGAGCGCCTGGAAGCTGCCGATCGGGCGGCCGAACTGCACCCGCGACCTGGTGTACTCGACGGTGCTCTCCAGGCAGCGCGTCGCCGCGCCGACCTGTTCGGCGGCGAGCGCGGTCCAGGCGATCTCGCGCAGCCGGACCGGGTCGGCAGCGCCGATCCGGCGGCCGGTGACCCCGTCGAACTCGACCTCGCTCACCCGGCGGGTCGGGTCCATGGTGGCGATGGTCCGGACGGCGCTCGGCTCGGCCTCGTACAGCCCGGATTCGGTGAGCACCAGGTGGGTGGCCACGCCCGCGGCGTCGAGGACGTAGTGCGCGGTGCCGTGCAGGACATCGCCGTCGGCGCGGACGCCGGGCGAATCCCAGCCGCGGGCATCGGCCCAGCTGACGGCGAGCGTGCGGGTGCCTTCGGCGACCTCGGGAAGCAGCCGGGCGCAGGTGTCGGCGTCGCCCGCCAGCAGCAGCGCCTGCACGCCGAGCACGGCGGAGCCGAGCATCGGCACCCCGGCCAGGGTGCGGCCGAGTTCGCCGACGACAAGCAGCGATTCGGTGAGCCCGGCGCCGATTCCGCCGTACTCCTCGGGGATGGCGAGCGCGGCGACGCCGATCTGCTCGCAGAGCAGGCGCCAGAGCTTCTCGTCGTAGCCGAGGTCGGTGTCGAGCGCGGCGCGCACCGCGGCGGAGCCGGCGTGCTTGGTGAGCAGGGCCCGCACCGAGCTGCGGAACTCCTGCAGGTCGTCGTTCACGCGGTGCCTCGCAGGGAGTCGGCGATCCGCGATCGATGGAAATCGGAGGTGCCCCAGGCGCTCCGCAGCGCCCGGACCCGGGTGATCCAGAGCGACAGGTCGTACTCGGCGGTGTAACCGATCGCACCGTGCACCTGCAGCGCAACCCGCGAGGCGAGGTAGGCCGCATCCGCGCTGGTCAGCAGCGCCGCGGACACGTCGCGCGCGCGAGTCGGCTCAGCGGTGGTGAGCGCGGCGCGCAGCACCAGCGGCTCGGCCAGGTCGAGCGCGATGAGCACATCCGCGAGCTGCTGCTTGACCGCCTGGAAGCTGCCGATCGGCGCACCGAACTGCTTGCGCTGCTTGGCGTACTCCGTGGTGGCGTAGAGCAGCGCCTTACCCGCGCCGAGCAGCAGCGCGGCGGCGGCGAGCGCGCCGTGGTCGAACCCGGCGGCGATGGCGGTGCGCACCTCCTCGCCCTCGGCCAGCACCTCGCCGGGCCGCACCCGGAAGAGCCTGCGCGCAGGGTCGAGCGAGCGCACCGGCTCGCCGACGGTGGCGCGGCTCAGCCGCGGTCCGTCGGCGATGAGCACGGTGCCCGCGGTGTCGGCGTCGAGCGCGAGCGGTTCGCCGAAGGCGATGGTGCCGAGCGCGCCCTCGGCCAGCCCGGGCAGGATCTCGCCCGCGGCTGCCGGATCCGGCAGCGCCTGGAGCAGCGTGGGAATGGCGGCGGCCGTCTCCACCAGCGGTCCGGGCGCGGCGGCCCGGCCGATCTCGGAGAAGGCGACGAGCAGGTCGACCGGCTCGGCGCCGAGCCCACCGTGCTCCTCGGTGATCGCGAGGCCGAGCACGCCGGCGTCGGCGAGGCCGCGGACCAGCGCGAGCCCGGGCCCGGTGTCGCCCGCGGCCCAACTCCGGACGGCGGCCGGGGTGCGGCCCGCCTCCAGGAGTTTGCGCACGCTGGCCCCGAAATCGGTCTGCTCCGGGCTGAGCGCGAATCTCATCGGCTCCCTCTCGGTAGTCCGAGCAGCCGCTCGGCGATGATGTTGCGCTGGATCTCGTTGGTGCCCGCGTAGATCGGGCCGGAGATGGCGAAGAGGTAGCCGTCGGTCCACGGCCCCGCCTGCTCGGCGGCCCCGCCGAGGACGTCCAGCGCGGTCTCGTGCATGGCCACGTCCAGCTCGGACCAGAACACCTTGGTGATCGAGGACTCGGCCCCGAGCTTGCCGCCGTCGGCCAGCCTGGTCACCGTGCCGAAGGTGTGCAGCCGGTACGCCTCTGCCCCGATCCAGGCGTCGACGACGGCGTCGCGCTGCGCGGTGTTCGCCCGGTCGCCCGCGGTGCGCCACAGCTCGAGCAGCCGCTCGGCGGTCGCGGTGAAGCGGCCGGGGCTGCGCAGCGAGAGCCCGCGCTCGTTGCTCGAGGTGCTCATGGCGACCCGCCAGCCCTCGTGCGGCGGGCCGATCACGTCGGCGTCCGGGACGAAGACCTCGTCCAGGAAGATCTCCGCGAACCCGGCCTCGCCGTCCAGCTGCGGGATCGGCCGCACCGAGACGCCGTCGGCGTCGAGCGGGAACATGACGTAGGTCAGTCCGCGGTGCCGCTCGGCCGCCGGGTCGCTGCGGAAGAGGCCGAAGGCACGGTCGGCGAAGGAGGCGCGGGAGCTCCAGGTCTTCTGCCCGCTGAGCAGCCAGCCGCCGTCGGTGCGCTTGGCGGTCGAGCGGATACCGGCCAGGTCGCTGCCTGCCTCCGGCTCCGACCAGGCCTGCGCCCAGATGTCGTCGCCACGGGCCATCCGGGGCAGGATGCGGTCGAGCTGCTCGGGGGTGCCGTGCTCGAAGAGCGTCGGGGCCAGCAGGAAGATGCCGTTCTGCGCGACCCGGCCCGGTGCGCCCGCGGCGTAGTACTCCTGCTCGAAGAGGACCCACTCCAGCAGCGAGGCGTCGCGGCCGCCGTGCTCGTGCGGCCAGGAGACCACGGAGAAGCGGGCGTCGGCGAGGGTGTGCTCCCACTCGCGGTGCGCCTCGAAGCCCTCCGCGGTGTCCATCGACGGCAGCGGGGTGCGCGGTGCCGACTCCGCGAGGAAGTCCCTGACCTCCTGCTGGAAGGCGCGCGCGGATTCGTCGAGATCCAGATCCATCAGGCTGTCCCCTCGCGCTGCGCGGAATCGCCCGCCGGACGCGCCGCGGTGTCGCGCATGGAGCGGGCGTTCATGCCGCCGAGCGAATCCGCCCCGACCTCGGCATTGTGCGCGTGCGCGAAGTGGTGCAGCCCGAAGACCGAGTCCATGCCGGTGCGCATGCCCATCAGATCCTCGGCCTGGTTCACCGCCTTCTTGGTGAGCGCCAACCCGAACTGCGGCATCTGCGCGATCTTCTCGGCCAGCGCGGTCACCTCCGCCTCCAGCTCGGCGCGCGGAACCACCCGGTTCACCATGCCCCACTCCTTGGCCTGCGCCGCACCGAAGCGGTCGCCGGTGAAGAGGAACTCCTTGGCGGCGCGCGGGCCGATCATCCACGGGTGCGCGAAGTACTCGACGCCCGGAATGCCCATGCGCACCACCGGATCGGAGAAGAAGGCGTCGTCCGAGGCGACGATGAGGTCACAGACCCAGGCCAGCATGAGCCCGCCCGCGATGCAGGCGCCCTGCACCTGCGCGATCATCGGCTTGGGGATCTCCCGCCAGCGCCTGCACATGCCCAGGTAGACCTCGGACTCGCGGGCGAAGCGCTGGTCGCCGCCGTTGCGGTCGACGTGGTCCCACCAGAGCACGGCCTTGTTGTCGTAGTGCACGTGATGGTCCCGGCCCGGCGTGCCGATGTCGTGCCCGGCGCTGAAGTGCTTGCCGTTGCCCGCCAGCACGATCACGGTGACCTCGGCGTCCTCGACCGCGCGCTGGAAGGCGGCGTCGAGCGCGTAGGTCATCACCGAGTTCTGCGCGTTGCGGTAGTCCGGCCGGTTCATCGTGACGACCGCGATCGGGCCGCGCCGCTCGTAGGTGACCACCTCGCCCTCGTCGGGCACACCCTCAGCGGACATCACGAAATCTCCTCACGTAGACGACGTTTCAGCACCTTGCCTGCGGCGCTGTAGGGCAGCTGGTCGCGGAACTCGACGAAGCGGGGCACCTTGAAGTTGGCCAGCGTGCCGGTGGCGTGCGAGAGCACCTGCTCCGCGGTGAGCCGCGCGCCTGCCTTGCGCACCACGTACGCCTTGCCGACCTCGCCCATCCGCGGGTCGGGCACGCCGACCACCGCGGACTCCGCGACCCCGTCCAGCCGGGCCAGCACCTGCTCGACCTCGGCCGGGTAGACATTGAAGCCGCCGCAGATGTACATGTCCTTGAGCCGGTCGGTGATCTTCAGGTAGCCGCGCTCGTCCAGCACCCCGATGTCGCCGGTGTGCAGCCAGCCGTCGGCGTCGATCGCCTCGGCGGTGGCGTCCGGGTCGTCCAGGTAGCCGAGCATGACGTTCGGGCCGCGCAGCAGCACCTCGCCGGAATCGGCGAGCCGCAGTTCGAAGCCGGCGATCGGGCGGCCGCAGGTGCCGGAGATGGTGGCCGGGTCGTCGTCGGGGCGGCACATGGTGCCGAACCCCGCCGCCTCGGAGAGGCCGTACGCGGTGAGCACCACCTCGAAGGCCAGCTCGTCGCGCATCCGCTCGATGAGCACCACCGGGACGGTGGCCGCGCCGGTCACCGCGACCCGCAGCGTGCCGAGGTCGAAGCTCGACCGGTCCGGGAAGTCCAGGATGGTCTGGTAGATGGTCGGCGGGCCCGGGAGCACCGAAATCTTCTCGGCGCTGACCAGCCGCATCGCCGCCGGCACGTCGAACACGGCCTGCGGCACGATGGTCGCGCCGGTCAGCACGCAGGCGAGGATGCCCGCCTTGTAGCCGAAGTTGTGGAAGAACGGGCTGATGATCAGGTAGTTGTCGTCCCGGCGCAGGGTCGCGCACTCGACCCAGCCGCGCACCACGTCGAGCGCCTGCCGGTGCGCCACCAGCGTGCCCTTGCTGCGGCCGGTGGTGCCGGAGGTGAAGAGGATGTCGGCGATGTCGTCCGGTGCGACGGCGTCGGCACGGGCCTCGACCTCCGTTTGCGGGGTCTGCTCCGCGAGCTCGGTGAGGTCGTCCCAGTGCAGCGTTCGGACGGTCGAGCGCGGTGCGTCGGCATCGACCGGGATCACCACGATCGAGGGGATCTCGAGCTGCGGCGCCTCCGCGCGCAGTTCGGCCAGCCGGTCCCGGCCCAGGAACGGACCGGCGACGAAGAGCGCGGCCGCGTGCACGCGTTCCAGCACGTCCGCCGCCTCCGCCGCGACGTACCTGGTGTTCAGCGGGACCAGGGCGGCACCTGCGTACTGCGCGCCGAGCGCGGCCGCCACCCAGTGGTGGGTGTTCGGCGCCCACATGGCGACCCGATCGCCGGGCCGGACCCCGCGGGCGATCAGGGCGCCCGCCACCCGGCGCACGTCGGCGAGCAGGTCGTCCCAGTCGAGCCGCACCGAGCCGTCGGCGATGGCGGGGGCGGCGCCGAACTCGGCCGCGGCCGCCCTGAGCGCCGCCGGAATGGTCTGAGCAGGGGTGCTCACGAATATCCTCACCGTCGAAGCTACAAAGCAAGTGCTTGGTAGGTTACCCTAGCGTCGTGGGTGCGATCCAGACCTCAGAATCCGGCACGGCGGGCAGCGGCGGGGCCGATTCCGGCGATGCCGCCTTCGCCCGCGAGGTGCGCGAGTGGCTCGCCGACAATCTGTCCGGCGAGTTCAGCGGGTTGCGCGGGCTCGGCGGCCCCGGCCGCGAGCACGAGGCCTTCGACGAGCGGCTCGCCTGGGACCGGCATCTCGCCGCCGCGGGCTGGACCTGCCTCGGCTGGCCGGAGCAGTACGGCGGCCGGGACGCGAGCGTGCGCAGGCAGGTGATCTTCCACGAGGAGTACGCGAAGGCGAACGCGCCCGCGCGGGTCTCGCACGTGGGGGAGGAGCTGCTCGGCCCGACGCTGCTCGCCTTCGGCACCGAGGAGCAGAAGCAGCGCTTCCTGCCCGGGGTCAGGAACGTCACCGAACTCTGGTGCCAGGGCTACTCCGAGCCCGGCGCCGGCTCCGACCTGGCCGCGGTGAGCACCGCCGCGCAGCTGGACGGCGGCGAGTGGTCGATCACCGGCCAGAAGATCTGGACCTCGCTGGCGCACGTGGCCGACTGGTGCTTCGTGATCGCCCGCACCGAAAAGGGCTCGAGCAGGCACAAGGGCCTCTCCTACCTGCTCGTCCCGATGGACCAGCCGGGGATCGAGGTGCGCCCGATCATCCAGCTCACCGGTTCGTCGGAGTTCAACGAGGTGTTCTTCGACAATGCCCGCACCGCCGCCGACCTGGTGGTCGGCGAGCCGGGGCAGGGCTGGCGGGTGGCCATGGGCACGCTCGCCGTCGAGCGCGGCATCTCCACGCTGGGGCAGCAGATCCGTTTCGAGCGCGAGCTGGCCTCGATCGAGGAGCTGGCGCAGCGGTCCGGGGCGGACGCCGATCCGGGGATCGCGGCCCGGATCGATGACGCCTGGGTCGGGCTGCGGGTGCTGCGCGCGCACGCGCTGCGCACCATGGGCGAGAGCGGCGACGAGGGCGGGCAGGCGTCGGTGGGCAAACTGCTGTGGGCCAACTGGCACCGTTCCCTCGGCGAGCTGGCCATGGCCGTGCGCGGCCCGGCCGGGCTGCTCGCCGCCGACGACCTGGACGAATGGCAGCGGCTGTACCTGTTCACCCGCGCCGACACGATCTACGGAGGTTCGAACGAAGTGCAGCGCAACATCATCGCCGAGCGGGTGCTCGGACTTCCGCGCGAGGCTCGGCCGTGAGCGACGGCGCCGGCTCGCGTGAGCACGAAGCGGCCGGGAACGCGCGGCCGCTCTCCGTCGCGCCGGAACCGGTTGCCGGACACGGGCTGCTGACCGGGCGTAAAGCTGTGGTTACCGCCGCCGCGGGCACCGGGATCGGCTCGGCGACCGCACGCAGGCTGCTCTCCGAGGGCGCCGACATCGTGGTCTCCGACTGGCACGAGCGCAGACTCGGCGAGACCAGAACCGCGCTGGCCGATGAGTTCCCGGACCGCACGATCGGCGCCGTCGTCTGCGACGTGCAGAGCACCGAGCAGGTCGACGCGCTGATCACCGGCGCCGTGGCCGAACTCGGCCGGCTCGACATCCTGGTCAACAATGCCGGCCTCGGCGGCGAGACCCCGGTGGTCGACATGGACGACGCCCAGTGGGACCGCGTCCTCGACATCACCCTGAACGGCACCTTCCGCTGCACCCGCGCCGCGCTGCGCTACTTCCGCGAGGCCGGGCACGGCGGCGTGATCGTCAACAATGCCAGCGTGCTCGGCTGGCGCGCCCAGTATGGCCAGGCGCACTACGCCGCGGCCAAGGCGGGCGTCATGGCGCTCACCCGGTGCAGCGCGGTGGAGGCCGCCGAACTCGGCGTGCGGATCAACGCCGTCTCACCGAGCATCGCCAGACACGCCTTCCTCGACAAGACCAGCTCCCCCGAACTGCTCGACCGCCTCTCCGAGCGCGAGGCATTCGGCCGGGCCGCCGAGCCGTGGGAGGTCGCCGCCACCATCGCCATGCTGGCCAGCGATTACACCAGCTACCTGACCGGCGAGGTGGTCTCGGTCAGTAGCCAGCGGGCATGATGAACCGGGTGACCGCTCCCGATGCCGCGAAGCCGAACCGGCGCGCCGAACTGCTCGCGCTCGCCGCCGGACTCTTCGCCGAGCGCGGGTTGCGGGCCACCACCGTCCGCGATATCGCCGACTCCGCCGGCATCCTCTCCGGGAGCCTCTACCACCACTTCGATTCCAAGGAATCCATGGTGGACGAGATCCTGCGCGGCTTCCTCGACGACCTCTTCGGCCGGTACCGGGAGATCGTCGGCGCCGGGCTCGGCTCCCGGGACACGCTCGAGGCGCTGGTCCTCAGCTCCTACGAGTCGTTCGACCGCTTCCACTCCGCGGTCGCCATCTACCAGACCGAGGCCAAGCGGCTCCGCGATTCCGAGCGCTTCGCCTACATCGAGGAGTACAACCGCGAGTTCCGCGAGCTTTGGCACCAGGTGCTGACGGCGGGCGTCGCCGACGGCAGCTTCCGCGCCGAGCTGGACGTGGAGCTGGCGTACCGATTCCTGCGCGACACCGTCTGGGTGGCGGTCCGGTGGTATCGCCCGGGCGGCCCGGTCACGGTCGAGAACCTCGCCAAGCAGTATCTGACCATCGTGCTCGACGGGCTCACCGCCCCCGGGCACAGCTAGGAGTTCCGATGTCCGCACCCCGCCGCGCCCTCGATGCCTATGTCGTGGACGCTGTCCGCACCCCCGTCGGCAAGCGCAATGGCGCGCTCGCCCAGGTGCACCCCGCCGACCTCGGCGCCACCGTGCTGCGCGGCCTGCTCGACCGCAACCCCGTCGACCCGGCGCTGGTCGATGACGTGAT is a window encoding:
- a CDS encoding cupin domain-containing protein, with translation MRPPLAETLDLDPHPEGGWFRETYRSPVRFTPDGYDGDRAAATAILFLLMPGERSAPHTVRSDELWFWQGGGALTLEIGGTEVALGPDPAAGQQLQVVVPGGVSQAAKPAGDQHVLVACVVSPGFDFDDFRLD
- a CDS encoding DUF427 domain-containing protein, which produces MSLRSEPSPKRVRTYLAGRRVADTAAPLLVWEIPHYPAYYLPLADVAAELVRTGATETHDLLGTGTRYDVLLDGVRAPGAALRWSAVPDHVRLEWAAMDEWLEEDEPVYVHPRDPYKRVDILASSKHVRIELDGTLLAESRSPRILFETSLPPRYYLPFADVRLELLTPSATHTSCPYKGTADYWTVTVDGTEHRDIVWGYRTPLPESQKVAGLLCFYNEKVDIVIDGVRQDRPRTPFS
- a CDS encoding TetR/AcrR family transcriptional regulator, with protein sequence MPRLADHEQRRKQITDATRRVIARDGLSAATFQSVAAEAGISVRLVQYYFGTKREFLTATHQAVVVDAGARLGAGLTALGPDATPRDILRTTFAELLPLDDTRRDEVLILGAFQAAQLGRAEVEKTIGNGPARYLVDAAAQQLARLRKGTDARMETITLDAELLVTAVGGLAQGMLSGFATPEHAELLLDRLLDRLLPP
- a CDS encoding alpha/beta fold hydrolase, translated to MAIRAGHFGSAKAREKFVAAYGAAEALYPIPWRDLEVPTSYGPTYVRSSGNGVGTPLVLVHGFQGNSLMWSPVIERLARRRTVYLPDIIGTPGRSVQTEPIVHGAEMARWLGEVLTGLELPRAHLVAFSHGGRLAGMLAGQSSIPASLTLIEPGSVLVPVRTALLARMVLAGIRPTSGRTRRLLAKLQPGVPTTPEDTALAAAAIRFRMSLPYARVLADADLTAIATPTLVLCGGGTVLYDPAAAVKRARALIPNVETEVFPEVSHGLLAEVPRSAATRLLQFTALHDMRVPA
- a CDS encoding MFS transporter codes for the protein MSSIPERTRQPRAVYAVAFASVIAFMGIGLVDPILKPIGEQLHASPSQVSLLFTSYMLVTGVAMLVTGVVSSRFGAKRTLLAGLAVIVVFAALAGMSGSVAQIVGFRAGWGLGNALFIATALATIVGAASGGVARAIILYEAALGIGIATGPLVGGVLGGISWRGPFFGVSVLMAVAFVAILVLLPEGPKPEHRTSITAPFRALRHRGLLVVSLTALLYNFGFFTLLAYTPFPLDMGTYAIGFIFCGWGILLAVSSVFLAPRLQRRYGTLPMMCAAIGLFAADLAVMALFADSKPVLIAGTVIAGLFLGVNNTLITEAVMISAPVERSTASAAYSFVRFAGGAAAPYLAGKLGEHNTALPFWLGAALTAAAVGVLFAGRGALAHIDEHEPAPRSVEEAQAITVGD
- a CDS encoding acyl-CoA dehydrogenase family protein → MNDDLQEFRSSVRALLTKHAGSAAVRAALDTDLGYDEKLWRLLCEQIGVAALAIPEEYGGIGAGLTESLLVVGELGRTLAGVPMLGSAVLGVQALLLAGDADTCARLLPEVAEGTRTLAVSWADARGWDSPGVRADGDVLHGTAHYVLDAAGVATHLVLTESGLYEAEPSAVRTIATMDPTRRVSEVEFDGVTGRRIGAADPVRLREIAWTALAAEQVGAATRCLESTVEYTRSRVQFGRPIGSFQALKHRMADLYVLVESAESTVQAAVAALVAGAESAAEDVWVARTHSTAAFSTVAAESIQLHGGIAITWEHDAHLFFKRAHADAQLFGTARRPARTG
- a CDS encoding acyl-CoA dehydrogenase family protein, giving the protein MRFALSPEQTDFGASVRKLLEAGRTPAAVRSWAAGDTGPGLALVRGLADAGVLGLAITEEHGGLGAEPVDLLVAFSEIGRAAAPGPLVETAAAIPTLLQALPDPAAAGEILPGLAEGALGTIAFGEPLALDADTAGTVLIADGPRLSRATVGEPVRSLDPARRLFRVRPGEVLAEGEEVRTAIAAGFDHGALAAAALLLGAGKALLYATTEYAKQRKQFGAPIGSFQAVKQQLADVLIALDLAEPLVLRAALTTAEPTRARDVSAALLTSADAAYLASRVALQVHGAIGYTAEYDLSLWITRVRALRSAWGTSDFHRSRIADSLRGTA
- a CDS encoding acyl-CoA dehydrogenase family protein, translated to MDLDLDESARAFQQEVRDFLAESAPRTPLPSMDTAEGFEAHREWEHTLADARFSVVSWPHEHGGRDASLLEWVLFEQEYYAAGAPGRVAQNGIFLLAPTLFEHGTPEQLDRILPRMARGDDIWAQAWSEPEAGSDLAGIRSTAKRTDGGWLLSGQKTWSSRASFADRAFGLFRSDPAAERHRGLTYVMFPLDADGVSVRPIPQLDGEAGFAEIFLDEVFVPDADVIGPPHEGWRVAMSTSSNERGLSLRSPGRFTATAERLLELWRTAGDRANTAQRDAVVDAWIGAEAYRLHTFGTVTRLADGGKLGAESSITKVFWSELDVAMHETALDVLGGAAEQAGPWTDGYLFAISGPIYAGTNEIQRNIIAERLLGLPRGSR
- a CDS encoding enoyl-CoA hydratase, with translation MSAEGVPDEGEVVTYERRGPIAVVTMNRPDYRNAQNSVMTYALDAAFQRAVEDAEVTVIVLAGNGKHFSAGHDIGTPGRDHHVHYDNKAVLWWDHVDRNGGDQRFARESEVYLGMCRRWREIPKPMIAQVQGACIAGGLMLAWVCDLIVASDDAFFSDPVVRMGIPGVEYFAHPWMIGPRAAKEFLFTGDRFGAAQAKEWGMVNRVVPRAELEAEVTALAEKIAQMPQFGLALTKKAVNQAEDLMGMRTGMDSVFGLHHFAHAHNAEVGADSLGGMNARSMRDTAARPAGDSAQREGTA